In Helianthus annuus cultivar XRQ/B chromosome 3, HanXRQr2.0-SUNRISE, whole genome shotgun sequence, a single window of DNA contains:
- the LOC110932331 gene encoding uncharacterized mitochondrial protein AtMg00810-like, whose protein sequence is MYHSMFVLSKGEVFIVLLVYIDDIILAGNNENKVNEVKNFLKTEFLIKDLGLLKFFLGIEVIKTDNGVCLSQRKYCMDLLNEYGMSGSKPLSCPIEQNHVLTNLTKEKTNDVDITQHQKLVGKLIYLSHTRPDIAYSVHYLSQYMHKPTEAHTQIAFKVLRYLKAASGTGIMFTKTNSFHLTAFADSDWAKCIDSRRSVTGFCIFLGGSLVSWKSKKQSVVSRSSAEAEYRSMCSATCEVLWLINILRELKVDVTIPVVLKCDSTAALSIAANPVFHDKTKHFEVDLFFLREKIASGQIKTHGIKTEDQLADLFTKGLLPTAHSQMCKSLGLINLFAHST, encoded by the coding sequence ATGTATCACTCTATGTTTGTCCTATCAAAAGGGGAAGTCTTTATTGTCCTTCTAGTTTATATTGATGATATTATTTTGGCCGGGAACAACGAAAACAAAGTCAATGAGGTTAAAAATTTCTTAAAAACTGAATTTCTGATCAAAGATCTAGGTTTGTTAAAATTCTTTCTTGGAATCGAAGTTATAAAGACTGATAATGGTGTCTGTCTTTCTCAACGGAAGTATTGCATGGACTTATTGAATGAATATGGGATGAGTGGCAGCAAACCGCTTAGTTGTCCCATAGAACAAAATCACGTTCTCACTAACTTAACCAAGGAAAAAACCAATGATGTCGACATTACCCAACATCAGAAATTAGTTGGTAAATTAATTTATTTGTCGCACACACGACCTGACATAGCTTATTCAGTTCACTATTTATCTCAATACATGCATAAACCAACTGAGGCTCACACTCAGATTGCTTTCAAAGTCCTGCGATACCTAAAAGCCGCCTCGGGAACCGGGATTATGTTCACAAAAACCAATTCCTTTCATCTAACAGCCTTTGCAGATTCTGATTGGGCAAAATGCATTGATAGCAGACGGTCTGTCACTGGTTTTTGTATCTTCCTTGGTGGTAGTTTGGTTTCTTGGAAAAGTAAGAAGCAAAGCGTTGTTTCCAGATCGTCTGCCGAGGCAGAATACCGATCCATGTGTAGCGCTACTTGTGAAGTCTTATGGCTTATCAATATTCTTCGGGAACTCAAGGTTGATGTTACTATTCCGGTGGTATTAAAATGTGATAGCACTGCGGCCTTATCCATTGCCGCAAACCCAGTTTTTCATGACAAAACCAAGCACTTTGAGGTTGACCTATTCTTCTTACGGGAAAAAATTGCTTCCGGCCAAATCAAAACTCATGGGATCAAGACAGAAGATCAGCTTGCTGACCTGTTCACTAAAGGCCTCTTACCAACAGCACACTCTCAAATGTGTAAGTCCCTGGGTCTTATAAACCTGTTTGCCCATTCAACCTGA
- the LOC110930267 gene encoding cellulose synthase-like protein G3 has product MSTTTPPSPPLHTTHLLRRTTLNRIFSLLYALAILALIHHHLHNLHHSTTPFFFIADLILAFMWTTTTSFRLYPTDRKVFPENLEQVLEKKDFPAMDIFICTADPYKEPPMNVVNTALSLMAYDYPPEKISVYVSDDGGSELTLFAFFEAAKFAKIWLPFCRDNNVVDRCPEAFFRSNDVAFSGSADIKVMYEKMKMKVESVVDRGSLDAEYISTEDERKAFERWDKEFTRNHHPTVIQVLLESGQEKDMKGHPMPNLIYVSREKNKAYPHNFKAGALNTMLRVSAVMTNAPIVLTQDCDMYSNDPKTPQRMLCFYADQSIRHNLGYIQFPQRFHGINKADIYASEYKRLYVINPGGMDGLKGPCYVGSGCFFVRRSFFGGPSSPELPEARHLWPDHVVKMPIRSHQVLDSAHEVARSNYENNTTWGSKMGFRYGSLSEDFNTGLQQHCSGWKSIFFHPRRPAFLGDLPITLYDALNQNRRWCIGLLEVVFSKHNPLTYGSRFMGPLMGLSYANNAYWPILSIPIFIYSFVPQLALINGVSVFPEVSSCWFILYAFLFLGANVQDCLDYVLARGTFQQWWNDQRIWHIRGLSSFLFGFIEFSMKRLGIASKGFHVTSKVVDNEQSKRYNNGVFEFGVPSPMFVPLGTVAIVNLVAFVIGILQILKGGNMNGLFGQMFLSCFGFVNSWPIYEAMLWRTDKGKMPRVISVISTLIALTLCTLVLLVPNA; this is encoded by the exons ATGTCAACCACCACTCCGCCGTCACCTCCGCTCCACACCACCCACCTCCTCCGCCGCACCACCCTCAACCGGATATTCTCCCTCCTCTACGCTCTAGCCATCTTGGCCCTaatccaccaccacctccacaacctccaccactccaccacccCCTTCTTCTTCATCGCCGATCTCATCCTCGCCTTCATGTggaccaccaccacctccttccGCCTCTACCCCACCGACCGGAAAGTTTTCCCGGAGAATCTTGAACAGGTTTTGGAAAAGAAAGATTTTCCGGCGATGGATATATTCATTTGCACGGCGGATCCGTACAAGGAGCCGCCCATGAATGTTGTGAACACGGCGTTGTCTTTGATGGCGTATGACTACCCGCCGGAGAAGATTTCGGTTTATGTTTCCGATGATGGTGGCTCTGAGTTGACTCTTTTTGCGTTCTTTGAGGCTGCGAAGTTTGCGAAGATTTGGTTACCCTTTTGTAGGGATAATAATGTTGTGGATAGATGCCCGGAGGCTTTTTTCCGATCAAATGACGTTGCATTTTCCGGTAGCGCCGATATCAAG GTTATGTACGAGAAAATGAAAATGAAGGTCGAAAGTGTAGTTGATAGAGGAAGCTTAGACGCGGAGTATATCTCAACCGAAGATGAACGAAAAGCTTTTGAGAGATGGGACAAAGAGTTTACCCGTAATCATCATCCGACAGTTATTCAG GTTTTGTTAGAGAGTGGACAAGAGAAAGACATGAAGGGACACCCTATGCCTAATCTTATATATGTTTCAAGAGAAAAAAATAAGGCCTACCCACACAATTTTAAGGCTGGTGCCCTTAACACAATG CTTCGGGTATCGGCTGTAATGACAAATGCACCTATAGTCCTAACTCAGGACTGTGATATGTACTCGAACGATCCAAAAACACCTCAGAGGATGTTATGTTTCTATGCAGATCAATCAATCCGTCACAACTTAGGGTACATTCAATTCCCACAACGGTTTCATGGAATAAATAAGGCCGACATCTATGCTAGTGAATATAAACGTCTCTATGTGATCAATCCAGGGGGAATGGATGGTCTCAAAGGCCCATGTTATGTTGGGAGCGGATGCTTTTTTGTTCGTCGATCCTTCTTTGGCGGGCCATCATCGCCTGAATTGCCAGAGGCTCGTCATCTATGGCCCGATCATGTGGTTAAAATGCCCATCAGAAGTCATCAAGTTCTAGATTCGGCTCATGAAGTTGCACGTTCAAATTATGAAAACAATACTACTTGGGGTTCTAAG ATGGGCTTTAGATATGGGTCTTTATCTGAGGATTTTAATACGGGCCTCCAACAACACTGTAGCGGATGGAAGTCTATATTCTTCCATCCAAGAAGGCCTGCTTTTTTGGGTGATCTACCAATCACCCTATACGACGCGCTAAACCAAAATCGAAGGTGGTGCATTGGCCTACTAGAGGTTGTATTTTCAAAGCACAACCCGCTAACATATGGAAGCCGCTTCATGGGCCCTCTAATGGGCCTTTCTTATGCAAACAATGCATATTGGCCCATTTTGTCAATTCCAATCTTCATATACTCTTTTGTCCCTCAACTAGCTCTTATCAATGGCGTTTCCGTCTTCCCTGAG GTTTCAAGTTGTTGGTTTATATTGTATGCTTTTCTATTTTTGGGGGCCAATGTACAAGACTGTCTTGATTACGTGTTGGCCAGAGGTACATTCCAACAATGGTGGAACGATCAACGGATATGGCATATACGCGGTCTCTCATCATTTTTGTTCGGGTTCATTGAATTCTCCATGAAACGCTTAGGAATCGCATCGAAAGGGTTTCACGTGACAAGCAAAGTGGTTGATAACGAACAAAGTAAACGATATAACAACGGCGTCTTTGAGTTTGGCGTACCGTCGCCAATGTTCGTTCCTTTAGGGACGGTTGCGATCGTTAACTTAGTTGCATTTGTTATTGGAATTTTGCAAATACTAAAAGGGGGAAACATGAATGGGCTTTTTGGGCAGATGTTTTTATCTTGTTTTGGGTTTGTGAATTCATGGCCCATTTATGAAGCCATGTTATGGAGGACTGACAAAGGGAAAATGCCTAGGGTTATAAGTGTAATTTCCACATTGATTGCTCTCACTCTTTGTACGCTGGTCCTGCTTGTACCAAATGCGTAA